The Chitinophaga parva genomic sequence TAGATTGGGATGAGCCCCAGCGTGTAGCCGAGGCCATCCACCTCATGAAGGTAAAACACGCGGTGATCACTTCCGTAGACCGTGATGAACTGAAAGATGGCGGTTCCATCATCTGGGCTAACACGATCAAGGCCGTTCGTTCCCTCAATCCGGATACCACCATGGAAACCCTGATCCCCGACTTCCGTGGGCAATGGGAAAATCTCCAGCGTATTATTGACGTAGCACCTGAGGTTGTATCGCACAACCTGGAAACCGTGGAGCGCCTTACCAAACAAGTGCGTATCCAGGCCAAATACCACCGCAGCCTTGAAGTGATCCGCCGCCTTAAAGAAGGGGGCATGCGCACCAAGAGCGGTATCATGCTGGGCCTGGGCGAAACCAAGGAAGAAGTGATCCAGGCAATGCAAGACCTGTATGATAATGGCTGCGATGTAGTGACCCTGGGCCAGTACCTGCAACCCACGCCCCGCCACCTGCCGGTAGTACGCTTTGTACACCCGGACGAGTTTGCGGAGCTGCGTGAAATTGGTTACGCTATGGGACTGGACTACGTAGAAAGCGGCCCCCTGGTACGCTCTTCTTATCACGCAGAAAAGCACATCCACTCCGGCAGAGCTTAATCATTTTAAAATAACATGGCTAAAAAGCATTCCAGTTGCAAGACCGGGATGCTTTTTTGTTATTACTAAACATTTTAATATGATGAAAATTATTGTCAGCCGTAGGTCCCGCATGTAGCGCTATTTCCCCAAACCAGCGAAGCCATGAAATGCGTATGCCTACGCATCAAGTGCAGGCATTTAATTTGATCATTCCCCCATGAATCCTTCTATCCTTCCACCACCCAA encodes the following:
- the lipA gene encoding lipoyl synthase — its product is MEELKVSACVPATSTETRVKKPDWLRVKLPIGESYRQVRNLVDTHKLHTICESGNCPNMGECWGAGTATFMILGNICTRSCGFCAVATGRPEPVDWDEPQRVAEAIHLMKVKHAVITSVDRDELKDGGSIIWANTIKAVRSLNPDTTMETLIPDFRGQWENLQRIIDVAPEVVSHNLETVERLTKQVRIQAKYHRSLEVIRRLKEGGMRTKSGIMLGLGETKEEVIQAMQDLYDNGCDVVTLGQYLQPTPRHLPVVRFVHPDEFAELREIGYAMGLDYVESGPLVRSSYHAEKHIHSGRA